Below is a genomic region from Osmia bicornis bicornis chromosome 3, iOsmBic2.1, whole genome shotgun sequence.
CAATGCTATCGAACTGTGTTTACGAGTTGTGAACGGTTACATCGAAGCTTTGAATATAtgatattgaataaatatgatagtgaaatttggCGACTACTTCATTTTCATGGTAAATaccgaaattaaattttgttacgtTTTTCTCAGTGAATACAACTGCTTCTTATAAACGTAAGCAGTACTGGCGGAAAATAGCAAATCCTAATATCCTGAAGTAATTGAATAAACGGATCTACGTTTATCTTGTCGCGTCGCCGCCACAAGAATTTggaaataataatgttgttgaaagaatttgttatattttcgCGTAAGCGGTTCCGGCCGCCTTACGATGGCCCAATAGTCGCACATTTTTTGCTatgatattcgtaatcagtgtATCCAGAAACGTGGTGAGTTCCATGTTGGAAACAATCGAGGAAAGACGTGTCAAGTGCTCGTGTAGTGTAAGTGGCGGATCTCAAAAAGCAAAGGGGTTGGTGAGGAGAAGATCAGTGTGGTGGAAGTAGGAAAAGTCCGTCCCATACGGAAAAGTGCAAGAGAGGGGAAGAGGAGAGCGGAAGGGGTGATAAAGAAGAGGTAGTGAGTGAAAACGAGGTTAGGTCCGAGACAGGATAGAAAGAGCAAAAAGCGGGAAACAGTGGAAGTAGTGAACGACATCTGGGAGAGGAGAAAGTAAATAGGGTAGGAAAGGAGCTACGGCCGGTAAGGCAGTCTTAGGAGCAGAAAAATAGGAGCGGGAATCAAAAATGGCagaaacgagaaaagaaataaaagaaacggaAATAGGGGACGAGAAcggaaaaagggaaaaaggagCAAGAAGAGGACGGCCCTCAAACGTAGAGGTACTGAGAAGGGAGAGAAGCCAGAGCATAGGAAGCATGGCAAATCTGGAAGAAATatggaagagaaaaagagatgCAGAAAGcggagaggaagaagaaagacagAAGGACGGGGGTGAAAAGAGCGGAACAAGCGAATGGATGTTTAATAAAAGCAATCTGACGGAGAGATCCccggagaaaaagaaagaaaggaaggaaaagaaaggagaagaggGAACAATAATAGAGCTAATAAAAGAAATGGGCAAGGAGTTAGGAGGGAAGatggagaagatgaacgataATATGAATATGATGGGGAAGGACCTGAGAGGAGAGATGGAGAAGctgaaagaagaaatgaagagaagagaagacaAGTGGCTGGAgcaaaaaagagaaatggagggggaaatagaaaaaatgaagAGGAAGATAGAGGAGCTGGAAAGGAAAGGAGCAGGAAGCGGAGAAGGGAATGAGATAAAGAAGAGAGTGCAAGAGgagattgaaaagaaaaaggaggagaTGGGAGGAGGAAAACTAGgggaaagaataaaagaacTAGAAAACAGATGggagaggaaagagaaagaagagagaaagaagaacaTAATAATCAAAGGTATCAAAACCACAAGGGAAGAGATGAAAGAGAAAGCTGAAGAAATCCTAAAGATAACAGGCGTAGAAGAAGCTATAGAAGAGGCAAAAGCGATAGGACTTACGGAAGGAGGAAAAGGGGATAATATGCTGctactaaaaataaaatcaatagacttgaaaaggaaaataatggaAGGAAAAAAGACCCCAAAGGGAAGGGAGGAAAGAATCGAGGAGGATTTAACATGGGAGGAGAGGAGAATCCAGTGGATTTTGAGAAGAATCGCCAGGcaggaaagagagaaagggaaatATGTGTGGGTGGAGCACGGAAAAATAAGAGTAGAGGGGAAGTGGTGGAAATGGGACGACGCTAATGGGAGGTTGATAGACGGGGAAGGAAGAAAATGGGAAGACATACATGAAAGACCGCAGAACAAGGGGGAAGATGCACAAGGGAAATAGAGGGAGAAGACAAAGGGGAAGTGGCAGAACAGAAAAGGAGGGAAAAGAAGAATAGAATTGAAGAGAGGAGAAGGGTGGaggagagaaaaggaaaataagaagaaagaagaaggcaGACAGGGGAAAGGAAGAATAAAGGGAAAGgagagaagaaagaggaaggagaAAATGAAGAGGGGGGGAGGGTGGACAATAGGCTTCTGGAACTGCGCAGGGGTCAGGAATAAGGATGCTGATTTCTGGGAGACAATAAAGAAATGGGACGTGGTCGTGTTAATGGAGACATGGTTGGAGGAGAAGGGATGGGAGATGATGAAAGGAGGGCTCCCAAAAGGATTCAGGTGGGAGGCACAGCCAGCAAGAAGGAGaaacaaaaaaggaagagCAATGGGTGGGATGATGATAGGGATAAGAGAAGAAATAACAGAGCTAGAAGGGCGGATATGGGGAAAAGAGAGTAAAGAGGGCATAATGGTGGCAGAGATAATAGGGGGGGAAGAGAAGTGGAGGATAGTGGGGGTATATGTAAACGGAGACATGGACTCAAAGGTCAAAAGCCTGAGAACCTGGCTGGAAGAAACGGGCGGAGATAGAATGACGCTAATAGGGGGAGACTTCAACGCGAGGACAGGggaagaaggaagaggaggGACAGAggcggaggaggaggaagaaggagGGAGAAGAAAATCTAAGgataagaaaataaacaaGGAGGGAAAAATCCTGATAGAAAACCTAGGGAAGACAGGATGGTCAATTATGAATGGGAGCGTGGAAGGAGACGAGGAAGGAGAATTTACATACACAGGGGCAAGAAGAGATACGGTTATAGACTACATTAtagcagaagaagaaggaagggaGAGAATCTTGAGAATGGAAGTAGGGGATAGGATAGATTCAGACCACCATCCCCTAATAATAAAGCTAAagggaagaagagaaaaaatgagaaatgGAGAAACGAAAAGGAAAACTATCCGGAGAGGAGACTGGACGGAGCAAGGGAGGGCGAAATTCAGAGAGGAAATAACTTGGAGGAGGTCGAAAGAAGGGAGACTAGACGAAGACATGGAACTCATGACAGAGGAATTCAGAAAGGGAATGGAGAGAAGCTATAGGAAGAGTAGCAAGGAAAAGCCGAAAAGATGGTGGGATGAGGAGTGCAtggagaagaaaaaggaaacaagaaAGGTACTAAGAGAATGGAGAAGAGGGAGAGAGGGGAGAGAAGCCTACAAAAAGGCGAAGAAGGAATACAGCAAGCTAGGCGAAgataaaaagaaggaagaaaatgaTAAGTTTATAAAAGAGGTGGAGGAGGCAAGAACAGACAAAGACGTATGGAAAATAGTGAATAgggagaggaagaagaaaggacAGATGCAAAAAAGTATAAAGGAGGAGGAATGGAAAAACCATTTCATGAACCTGCTAGGGGGAACGGAGGAAAAGGTGGTTTTGGGAGGCAAAAGAAAGGCGGAAATGGACGGGGAAGAAGAAATCAGCAGGGAAGAGATAAGAAAGACAGTGGCCAAGTTAAAAGACGGGAAAGCACCAGGGGGGGATGATATACCAAACGAAGTGTGGAAATACGGAGGGGAGGAGATAATGGAATGGATAAGGGAGGTCTGTAACAGGGTATGGAGGGGAGAGGGATGGCCAGAAGGATGGAAGGAGGGGATAATAGCCCCGATCAAAAAGATGGGAAATGGGAACCAGGTCGGAGACTACAGGGGGGTGACCCTGATGCCAACAGCATATAAGATATATGCGGCAATTTTAACGGAGAGGTTAACGGAGGAAGTGGAGAGGAAAGAGATGCTGCCGCCAAACCAGACAGGTTTTAGGAAAGGCATGGGCACCATGGACAATATATATGTGCTGAATTACATGGTGCTGAACAGGCAAGTAAGGAAGGCAAAAGGGAAGGTGGTCACGTGCTTCATTGACCTGAAAGCAGCATTCGACTCGGTAGATAGAGGGGTACTATTGGAAGCGCTAAGAGAAAGAGGAGTAAGAAAAGGGctgaaagaaagaataaaggaGATACTGAGGGAAACTAAGAGCAAGGTGAGGACAAACGAAGGAATGACGGAATCATTCTGGACAGCGAGAGGACTGAGACAAGGGTGCCCGCTGAGTCCGTTACTGTATAACTTATTAACGGCGGATTTGGAAGAACAGATGAGAAAAGGGGGGATAGGGGGAATCAAACTGGGAGAAAGGAAAATATGTACCTTGGCGTACGCCGATGACGTGGTGCTGTTGGCAGAGAAAGAGGAGGACATGGCGGCGATGATAAGGAAGCTAGAAGGGTACCTAGATAAAAAGAAGCTAGAGCTAAACCGGGAAAAGTCAAAAGTGATGAGATTTAGAAAAGGAGGAGGGAGGTGGAAGAAGAGGGACTGGCTCTGGAAGGGGAAGAAAATGGAGGAAGTAAAAGCGTTTAAATACCTAGGGCACACCTTAAGAAGAAATGGGGGGAGTGAACTGCATATAAAGGACAGGGTGAGGAAGGCAGGATTAGTGATGAGACAAATATGGGGGATTGGGAAAAGAAGATTTGGAAAGGATTGGAAGAGGAGGATATGGCTATGGGACAGGCTAGTCTGGCCGGCAATAGCTTATGGGGCAGAAGTGTGGGGGTAGAGGGAGTGGAAAGAAATTGAAGGGCTGCAGGAGAGATTCCTGAGGTAGACGATAGGAGTGGACTGGTGCACACCGGGGTATTTGATGAAGGAGGAGCTACAAAGACCGAAGATGAGGACCAAAGCGGGAAAGTTGGCGTGGGGATTTGAAAGAAAACTGTGGGAGGGAAGAGGAGGGGAGTTAGCTAGGGAATGTTGGGAGGAAATGATTAAAGGGGAACAAAGAGGAGCGGAAAGAAACAAATGGgaagaagaaagggaaaaaTTTCTTGCTGAAAAAGGCGTAGGAACGgaagaaagggaaagaaaaagaagggagGGGGAAATGGGGTACAAAGAAATGGAAGAGGCTGACATGTTACAGCAGGAAAAAGAGAGATGGGAAATGATAAGGGCATCGAGCTACAATAGGTGGTACAAGATGATCAAGAAGCCAGGAGTACCGAAATACCTAGAAAGAGGGTTGAAGGAAGCGAGATGGAACCGAGTCGCTAGATTCAGACTGGGGAATGAGATAAAAGAAGCCAGGTACTGGGAGAGGGAGGAGGATAGGAAGTGCAGAATATGTGGGTGGGAAGAGGAAACATGGGAGCATATATGGGAAAGGTGTAGTGCAAGAGAAGAACGTAAGGAAGGATGGCAGGAAAAAGTACAGGAGCTGCTAGGAGAAGAAGACGCGGGAGAACAATGGATGAAAGAGGTGGAAGAacaaaggagagaaagagagaaagaaaccTAGAAGGAGGAACAGACATGGGAGGAGGggggaagggaaaaaagcaAAAAGAGTCACCTATAAAGAGGAGAAGGCAAGAGGGACGGGAAAAAAAGAGTGGTAAAGggagtaaaagaaaaaaaaaggatgaaaatgaaaaacggCGACAAGAAAACCGCAGGCAAAACGGAGAAGAGAGCACGAAGAAGGGGGTCCAACAGAGCGAACAACAGAGCACGCAACAGGCGGGGGCGCCAcaggaaagagaaaataagTTGGCAGCACTGATGGACAGAACACGTGGCGAATGAAACGAGAAAGCGTAAAacgagaaaaagaacaaaGGGCATAAATTCACGGGTCGCAAGCAAGAAAGGGAGAATCTACAAGTGGGGCGCAAGCAAAGAGACAAAAGGAAAGTATAAGAGAAAACAAGAAGAGTAAAgagaaaaagtgaaaatggAAAGCACATGGAGGGAAGAAGTAATGGAGGAAATGAGAAAGATAAGTGAGAGTGTAAAAGAGATAATGATGATAATGGAGATGGGAGTGTCGGAAAAGAACAAGAGcccaaaagaaaaagaaggagagcAAGATGCAGAAAGGGAAGCaagaaaaaaggaggaaaaagaaaaagaagaaatgggGGAGAgcaaagaagaaaatagaagaaagaaggagTGGGAGacgaaagaaaatgataacgGGGAAGAAGCCgtgaaaataaaagaggaaaagaggaCGGAACACgaggaagaggagaagaaCAACCAAAAAGAACAAGAACAAGAGGCAAAAGGAGAAACAGAAAGACAAAAACAGGAGccgaaagagaaaggaataaacaaggaagaaaaagaaagaaaggaagaggaggagcAAAAAGAAGAATGCAGGGAGGATTGGGAAAAGAGAATAGAGGAAGACagaaaagagagaaggagaaggagtATAGTTTGGAGAGGGGTCGAAGGAGCGGGCAAGGAAGAGAGGAGCAGAAGGATTAATATAATGCTGCAGATAGAGCTAGGGAAAAAGATAGAGCTGAGAAGAGTAACGGAGATAGCAGGAGAAGGAGGCAGGAGCGTCATACTAACTGAATTGGAGACGGAGGAGgacagaaaaaaaataatgtggAGGAAAGCAGAAATATGGGAGAGATGGAGGGCAAACGTAGAAGAGGATCTATCaagagaggaaagaaaaatcagGTGGCTGATAAAGGAAAGGGCGAgagaagagagaggaaaaggaaagaaagtgGAATTCACTAACAGAAAACTCTGGGTGGAAGGACAAGAGTGGATCTGGGAGGACAAGGAAGGAAAATGGAAAACGAAGCCAGAAAAGTAAAACGAGAGAGGACAGGAAGACTGACATGGGTAGGAGGGAAGAGCGAGAAGAATTAAGTACAAAGACATACAAGTTTAAGTTTAAGTTTAAGAGTAAAAGACACAAAGGGCCATGAAGGAGAGTTAAGATTACACTGTCCAACaaatttaaactttttctctgttttccAATAGCCACTGGGTGATGGTTGTAGAGCTTCTCGTCCTGAACACGAATCCGAAAACCGAATTGCTCTATCACCCTCAGTTTTCGAAAAACACGAGTTTTTGTAAAAACATGTAGTTTGGGGGGAAAATGACCTATTACTCGGAAACTGAAAACGCTAGAACATTCGCATTGGTCTCATAAGATAGAGGAGAGTTTCCCGAATACATTGATGtatatagttattatattacatggtTCTGAATAGATGAAAATGtcgatgaaagtttaaaaaatagcCGGCGCACGTGCTTCCTACGTattacttttgtatttttaagaaaagctTTTTATCTAGCGCGAATTCTCTATACAGTACCGAATTCTGTAGACATTTCCGGAGAATAAACTATATCGGGTAAGTATTGGAGTAGTATGCAATTCGAGTAAATCGAAAAAATCGCCGGTGACGCGTGCACGGCGTTTTGCCGCCAGGCGGCCATAGCTCGCTCTCTTCGCCTAGGCAGTGCCATAGCTACGCGTAATCAACACTAATGGTGccgtttaatatacattcaccttttatatctataatatttgatttttttttgctattattattattgctggACTTTGATGAAGGACAACAAAGATGTAACGTACAAACGTCAAGCAAGACGAAAATGTTTTTAAGTTCGTTTACTGCAAGTAATTCTTTATCttatacattttattctttctatatcataaacaaatttcaaaactgtCTTCAATCGAGTGTCGATTGATAAAGTCGTAATGCTCGTCaatcgatttttaaattttaaattaaagtattttatcattttattgttggtatctaacaataataatgaataacaacaaaagagaaataataattatgaaataataata
It encodes:
- the LOC114880966 gene encoding vicilin-like seed storage protein At2g18540; the encoded protein is MAETRKEIKETEIGDENGKREKGARRGRPSNVEVLRRERSQSIGSMANLEEIWKRKRDAESGEEEERQKDGGEKSGTSEWMFNKSNLTERSPEKKKERKEKKGEEGTIIELIKEMGKELGGKMEKMNDNMNMMGKDLRGEMEKLKEEMKRREDKWLEQKREMEGEIEKMKRKIEELERKGAGSGEGNEIKKRVQEEIEKKKEEMGGGKLGERIKELENRWERKEKEERKKNIIIKGIKTTREEMKEKAEEILKITGVEEAIEEAKAIGLTEGGKGDNMLLLKIKSIDLKRKIMEGKKTPKGREERIEEDLTWEERRIQWILRRIARQEREKGKYVWVEHGKIRVEGKWWKWDDANGRLIDGEGRKWEDIHERPQNKGEDAQGK